Below is a genomic region from Bacillus mycoides.
TACTGCCGGGTTTAATACTGTTGATATCTCTGCATTATCAAAACCTTCACTTTTATTAATGATGCTTCTTATGTTTATTGGTGCTGGCAGTGCTTCAACTGGTGGTGGGATTAAGTTAACGACTTTTTTGATTATGTTTTTCGGCGTATTTAAATTTTTGCAAGAACAAGATGATATTGTCGTGTTTAAAAAATCCATTAAAGATACGCTCATTGTCAAATCATTAACGATTACTATTATTTCAATTTCTTTTATTTTTCTTTCCATTTTAATTTTAAGCATCACTGAGAAGGTTCCTTTATTAATGAGTGCTTTTGAAGTATTTTCAGCATTTGGAACTGTCGGCCTTAGCATGAATTTGACGCCACACTTAACAATCATCGGCAAAACAATTATTATCTTTATGATGTTTTTTGGAAAGATGGGGCCTTTAACATTAGCCTTTTCATTTGCACGTAAAAAACAAAGAAAAATAAAATATCCCAACGAAGATATTTTAACAGGTTGACAACCGTATAAATTATCCATATAATGAGAGTACAATAGCATATCTCCAAAGGGGAGTAGCGTCCAAGAACTATTTCTTGGAAACAAAGTCGTCATTACGTAGAACTTAGTTCTTCCGGCTTTGTTGGCATTTTCATTACATATGTCTAGCAAGACCTTTGCCTATCAACGGCAGAGGTCTTTTTTGTTTTCAAATTCCTTCCACCGTTGATACGCAGGAGTATGGGGAAACTAAACAGTGGGGAACTTCTTCACTTGTTTAGTCTTTATAGAAATGAGAGGAGAATGTACATGGATGTATCATTATTATTGGAGTATGGTTGGGTATTACTCATCCTAATTGCACTAGAGGGGATTTTAGCGGCTGATAACGCTCTCGTTCTCGCAATTATGGTAAAACATTTACCAGAAGAAAAACGAAAGAAAGCACTATTTTATGGATTAGCAGGAGCGTTCGTTTTCCGCTTCGGATCACTATTTATGATTTCGTTCCTAGTAGATGTATGGCAAGTGCAAGCAATTGGTGCGATTTATCTTATGTTTATCGCGGGGAATCACTTATTTAAAACGTATGTTAAAAAGAATACACATGAAGAAACAGAAGAAAAAGAAGCAAAGAAAAAACAAGAGAACTTTTGGTGGACTGTATTTAAAGTCGAAGTTGCTGATATCGCCTTCGCAGTTGATTCAATTTTAGCTGCTGTTGCATTAGCAGTGACTTTACCGAAAACAGGATTAGGTACGATTGGTAGTCTTGATACAGGTCAATTTATCGTTATCTTTACAGGTGGACTTATCGGATTAGTTATAATGCGATTTGCAGCAACTGCTTTCGTACAAATATTAAAACGTAAACCAGGACTTGAAACTGCAGCATTTTTAATTGTAGGTTGGGTTGGTGTGAAATTAACAGTTTATACGCTAGCACACCCTGCTTTAAATGTCCTTCCGCATTCATTCCCAGAATCCACTCCGTGGAAGCTTACATTCTGGATTGTATTAGTTGGAATCGCAGTTTGCGGTTGGTTCTTCTCGAAAGAAGTAGAAGTAAAAGTAGAAAAGAATTTAGACGAAAAAGCGCTGTAATTACAGCGCTTTTTCTTTTTTCTCGTTTCAATTCCCCTCTCTATTTTCAGAAAAAATTCCATTATACTACCTTTTGTAAACGCTTCCTTTCTAGATGTATGTCCTTTTTGTGAAATATTGCACAAACTTATTGAAACTATGAACAAATCCATGTACCTTATTCATATAAGGAGTATTTATAGACGATGTATTAAAGGAGCGTATTACTCATGCTAGAACAAGGATTAGATTACGTTGTAAAACTGGCTAAGAGCAAAAAACAAATGCTAGATATAAATCCAATGCAATATTTCATTCGTGCTGCACTTGCGGGCATTTATATCGGTTTTATTATTGTACTATGTT
It encodes:
- a CDS encoding TerC family protein, which codes for MDVSLLLEYGWVLLILIALEGILAADNALVLAIMVKHLPEEKRKKALFYGLAGAFVFRFGSLFMISFLVDVWQVQAIGAIYLMFIAGNHLFKTYVKKNTHEETEEKEAKKKQENFWWTVFKVEVADIAFAVDSILAAVALAVTLPKTGLGTIGSLDTGQFIVIFTGGLIGLVIMRFAATAFVQILKRKPGLETAAFLIVGWVGVKLTVYTLAHPALNVLPHSFPESTPWKLTFWIVLVGIAVCGWFFSKEVEVKVEKNLDEKAL